Proteins from a single region of Chryseobacterium sp. T16E-39:
- a CDS encoding RNA-binding S4 domain-containing protein — translation MRIDKFLWSIRFYKTRTIATEEVKKNRVSIGDSVVKSSKEVKEGDVIKIRKNQVDYKIKVIQIPKSRMGAKLVPLHIKDVTDKEQYELLRLRKMTQDYYRNRGEGRPTKKDRRDMDGYVENDVASDFTDWDDFFGENSNEEDEGDEKS, via the coding sequence ATGAGAATAGATAAATTTTTATGGAGCATTCGTTTTTATAAAACGAGAACTATTGCAACTGAGGAGGTTAAAAAAAATAGAGTTTCTATTGGAGACTCTGTTGTAAAGTCATCTAAAGAGGTAAAAGAGGGAGATGTAATAAAAATCCGTAAAAATCAGGTAGACTACAAAATCAAAGTAATTCAGATTCCAAAAAGCAGGATGGGTGCCAAATTAGTGCCCCTCCATATCAAAGACGTTACGGATAAAGAACAATATGAATTGCTCAGATTACGTAAAATGACTCAGGACTATTACAGAAATAGAGGGGAGGGAAGACCCACTAAAAAAGATAGAAGAGACATGGATGGATATGTTGAAAATGATGTTGCTTCAGATTTTACGGATTGGGACGACTTTTTCGGTGAAAACAGTAATGAGGAAGATGAAGGAGACGAGAAATCATAA
- the glmS gene encoding glutamine--fructose-6-phosphate transaminase (isomerizing) has product MCGIVGYTGFQDAYDIVINGLRRLEYRGYDSAGIVLENENNSFEVEKTKGKVDDLFNISHQLKGTAKMGMGHTRWATHGVPSDRNSHPHLSNNNKIAIIHNGIIENYDTIKKMLTEKGFTFKSETDTEVLVNLIQYFMDMNAETDFPTAVRYALNEVYGAYAITVMHEDYPGVLVVGRLGSPLAIGIGDKEYFIASDASPFVEFTKEAIYLEEGHMATISLEKGVDIRTINENSKIEPEIQKLKLSLEQIEKGGYEHFMLKEIFEQPKSIHDTMRGRLLVDEGVIKMAGIWDHVEKFKNANRIIIIACGTSWHAGLIGEYLIEEYARIPVEVEYASEFRYRNPIITDKDVVIAISQSGETADTMAALKLAKEKGAFIYGICNVVDSSIARITDAGSYTHAGPEIGVASTKAFTAQLTILTLIALKLGKHNGNLGNAEFMSLIAELDAIPKKIEEVLNTTNELTQEIAKDFVGATNFLYLGRGYNYPAALEGALKLKEISYIHAEGYPAAEMKHGPIALIDENMPIVIIAPKKGHYDKIVSNVQEIKARKGRLIAVVNKGDRQVSEMADYVIEIPETSECFSPIVASVPLQLLAYYIAVYRGANVDQPRNLAKSVTVE; this is encoded by the coding sequence ATGTGCGGAATAGTTGGATATACAGGCTTTCAAGATGCTTATGATATAGTTATTAATGGTCTTAGAAGACTAGAATACAGAGGGTATGACAGTGCGGGAATTGTTCTGGAAAATGAAAACAATTCGTTTGAAGTTGAGAAAACAAAAGGAAAAGTTGATGATCTTTTCAATATTTCCCATCAACTGAAAGGTACTGCAAAAATGGGAATGGGGCATACACGTTGGGCAACCCATGGGGTTCCAAGTGACAGGAACTCACATCCGCATTTATCAAATAATAATAAAATAGCAATTATCCATAATGGAATCATAGAAAATTATGATACCATAAAAAAAATGCTTACTGAGAAAGGATTTACTTTTAAGTCTGAAACAGATACGGAAGTATTAGTAAATCTTATTCAGTATTTTATGGATATGAATGCTGAAACGGATTTTCCTACAGCGGTAAGATATGCTCTTAACGAGGTATATGGTGCATATGCGATCACAGTAATGCATGAAGATTACCCTGGGGTGTTAGTTGTCGGAAGATTAGGCTCTCCTTTGGCTATTGGAATTGGTGATAAAGAATATTTTATTGCTTCCGATGCATCTCCTTTTGTAGAATTTACAAAAGAAGCGATCTATTTAGAAGAAGGACATATGGCAACAATTTCTTTAGAAAAAGGAGTCGATATCAGAACGATCAACGAAAACTCTAAAATAGAGCCGGAAATTCAAAAATTGAAACTAAGCTTAGAGCAGATTGAAAAAGGAGGTTATGAACACTTCATGCTTAAGGAAATTTTTGAACAGCCCAAGTCCATTCATGATACAATGAGAGGAAGATTACTGGTAGATGAAGGGGTGATCAAAATGGCGGGGATCTGGGACCATGTTGAGAAGTTCAAGAATGCTAACAGAATTATTATCATTGCTTGCGGAACTTCATGGCATGCAGGTCTAATTGGCGAATATCTTATAGAGGAGTATGCTAGGATTCCTGTAGAAGTAGAATATGCATCAGAATTCAGATACAGAAATCCTATTATCACAGATAAAGATGTTGTCATAGCAATTTCCCAATCAGGAGAAACTGCTGATACAATGGCAGCTTTAAAGCTTGCAAAAGAAAAAGGAGCATTTATTTACGGTATTTGTAATGTAGTAGATTCGTCTATTGCAAGAATTACAGATGCAGGTTCATATACTCACGCAGGACCAGAAATTGGTGTTGCTTCTACAAAAGCGTTTACTGCTCAGCTTACCATTCTTACATTAATTGCATTGAAACTGGGTAAACATAATGGTAACTTAGGAAATGCAGAATTCATGAGCTTAATTGCAGAGCTGGATGCTATCCCTAAGAAAATTGAAGAAGTATTAAATACCACCAATGAACTTACGCAAGAGATTGCAAAAGATTTCGTAGGTGCTACTAATTTCCTTTATTTAGGTAGAGGATATAATTATCCGGCAGCTTTAGAGGGAGCTTTAAAATTAAAAGAGATCTCCTATATTCACGCAGAAGGGTATCCTGCTGCGGAGATGAAGCATGGTCCAATTGCACTCATTGATGAGAACATGCCAATTGTGATTATAGCTCCTAAAAAAGGGCATTATGATAAGATTGTAAGTAATGTTCAGGAAATAAAGGCTAGAAAAGGGAGATTGATTGCTGTAGTTAATAAAGGAGATCGACAGGTAAGTGAAATGGCAGACTATGTTATTGAGATTCCGGAGACCTCAGAATGTTTCTCTCCAATCGTGGCATCTGTGCCGCTACAATTGCTTGCTTACTACATTGCGGTGTACAGAGGAGCCAATGTAGACCAGCCCAGAAATCTAGCTAAGTCGGTAACTGTAGAATAA
- a CDS encoding FMN-binding glutamate synthase family protein produces the protein MRDKFLLWGAIILIVSWAVAFLIMADWWIPILFTIIYAIGVYNVTQSKHAILRNFPVLGYFRYFFEDISPEMQQYFIERETDGKPFPRNQRSAVYRRAKNLSDTVPFGTQLEVNQRKYEGIKHSIYAKSPSEELPRVWVGGEQCTQPYHASLFNISAMSFGALSDRAQISLNRGAKKGNFYHNTGEGGISPHHLEGGDLCWQIGTGYFGCRDEEGKFNPDLFVKYSTLPNVKMIEIKLSQGAKPGHGGVLPGVKNTPEIAKIRHVTPGMTIISPPSHSSFSNAAGLLRFVEQLRELSGGKPVGFKLCIGDTKEFEDICVQMNVLKIYPDFITIDGAEGGTGAAPPEFSDGVGMPLEPALIFVNKTLNNYNVRNKLRVIASGKVLTSLDILRAISMGADMCNNARGFMFSLGCIQALRCNTNNCPTGVATQDKMLIKGLDVTDKSERVYHFHKNTLHTCNELIAAAGRSSYEEVDASMFMRGDEFDHLADLYFPDVLGNVRQKTRI, from the coding sequence ATGAGAGATAAATTTTTGTTGTGGGGAGCAATTATTTTAATTGTTTCCTGGGCAGTTGCTTTTTTGATAATGGCAGATTGGTGGATTCCTATTTTATTTACTATTATTTATGCTATTGGAGTTTATAATGTTACACAGTCCAAGCATGCCATTTTAAGGAACTTTCCCGTGTTAGGTTATTTTAGATATTTCTTTGAAGATATCTCTCCTGAAATGCAGCAGTATTTTATTGAGCGGGAAACAGATGGGAAGCCTTTTCCAAGAAATCAGCGATCTGCTGTTTACCGGCGTGCAAAAAACCTTAGTGATACTGTTCCGTTCGGAACACAGCTGGAGGTTAATCAAAGAAAATATGAGGGAATTAAACATTCCATTTATGCTAAATCGCCCTCAGAAGAATTGCCGAGAGTATGGGTAGGAGGAGAACAATGTACGCAGCCTTATCATGCTTCTTTATTTAATATTTCAGCAATGAGCTTTGGGGCGTTGAGCGATAGAGCGCAGATTTCTTTGAACAGGGGTGCGAAAAAGGGGAATTTTTACCATAACACTGGTGAAGGAGGAATTTCTCCCCATCATTTAGAGGGTGGTGATCTATGTTGGCAAATTGGAACGGGGTATTTTGGATGTAGAGATGAAGAAGGAAAATTTAATCCGGATTTATTTGTAAAATATTCAACGCTTCCCAATGTGAAAATGATTGAAATCAAATTGTCTCAGGGTGCAAAACCAGGACATGGAGGGGTTTTACCAGGGGTAAAAAATACACCTGAAATTGCAAAAATTCGTCATGTAACACCAGGGATGACTATTATTTCACCACCATCTCATTCGTCTTTTTCTAATGCTGCAGGACTGTTGAGGTTTGTGGAACAACTTAGAGAGCTTTCGGGGGGAAAACCGGTAGGTTTTAAACTCTGTATAGGGGATACAAAGGAATTTGAAGATATCTGTGTTCAGATGAATGTGCTGAAAATTTATCCTGATTTTATTACGATAGACGGTGCAGAAGGAGGAACAGGAGCAGCACCTCCAGAGTTTTCTGATGGAGTAGGAATGCCATTAGAACCTGCTCTTATCTTTGTAAACAAAACACTTAATAACTATAATGTAAGAAATAAATTAAGAGTTATTGCCAGTGGTAAAGTACTAACGAGTCTTGATATTTTGAGGGCTATATCTATGGGGGCGGATATGTGTAATAATGCCAGAGGATTTATGTTTTCTTTGGGATGTATTCAGGCGCTCAGATGTAACACAAACAATTGTCCTACAGGTGTTGCTACACAGGACAAAATGTTGATTAAAGGGCTGGATGTTACCGATAAAAGTGAAAGAGTGTATCATTTTCATAAAAATACCCTTCATACCTGTAATGAGTTGATTGCTGCGGCCGGGAGAAGTTCTTATGAAGAAGTAGATGCTTCTATGTTTATGAGAGGAGATGAATTTGATCATCTTGCGGATCTGTATTTTCCGGATGTCTTAGGAAATGTAAGGCAGAAAACCAGAATATAA
- a CDS encoding glycogen/starch synthase → MPNQKILYITTEMYPYQEDTNMATVVNKMALKMHNEGNDVRVFMPRFGQISERKFQLHEVIRLSGMNIIINDLDQPLIIKVASLPGERLQVYFIDNEEYFKRKQYYFEDDGTPFEDNDERAIFFARGVIETIKKLNWVPDIIHLNGWMASFVPIYLKTYYKSDTYFKDAKIVLSLYNEKDAPLNDKIGEKLEFDNISGLKALDKPSFQSFVIESMNYVDGVVKGDEFLDGDLDKAFNETSISKSEYLDIDSINKLY, encoded by the coding sequence ATGCCGAATCAAAAAATACTGTACATTACTACGGAAATGTATCCATATCAGGAAGATACAAACATGGCTACTGTGGTAAACAAAATGGCACTTAAAATGCACAATGAAGGCAATGATGTAAGAGTTTTTATGCCAAGATTTGGACAAATAAGTGAAAGGAAGTTTCAACTTCATGAGGTAATCCGTCTTTCAGGAATGAATATTATTATTAATGATCTGGATCAGCCTTTGATCATTAAAGTAGCATCTCTTCCAGGAGAAAGACTTCAGGTTTACTTTATAGATAATGAAGAATATTTCAAAAGAAAACAATATTACTTTGAAGATGACGGCACCCCTTTCGAGGATAATGACGAAAGAGCAATATTTTTTGCAAGAGGAGTAATAGAAACAATTAAAAAGCTTAACTGGGTTCCGGATATTATTCATTTAAATGGATGGATGGCTTCTTTTGTTCCTATTTATCTTAAGACTTACTACAAATCAGATACTTACTTTAAAGACGCTAAAATTGTTCTTTCTCTGTACAATGAGAAAGATGCTCCTCTTAATGATAAGATTGGAGAAAAACTGGAATTTGATAATATTTCCGGACTAAAAGCGTTAGATAAACCAAGCTTTCAGAGTTTTGTCATTGAAAGCATGAACTATGTTGACGGTGTTGTAAAAGGAGATGAATTTTTGGATGGGGACTTGGATAAAGCCTTCAATGAAACATCAATTTCCAAATCGGAATATCTGGATATAGATTCTATAAACAAACTTTATTAA
- a CDS encoding shikimate kinase: MIISLVGYMGCGKSHISKILSEKINFKLIDLDKEISRRNKLTIPEIFEKKGEIYFRKLERETLEEILATEENLILSLGGGTPVYYNNMEIINNNSKSIFLRASIGTLTERLSKQKEKRPLIANISDENLPEFIAKHLFERNEFYNKALISVNTDSREPQDIVDEIVEKLYL; encoded by the coding sequence ATGATAATTTCACTAGTCGGATACATGGGTTGTGGCAAATCACACATTTCCAAAATTTTAAGCGAAAAAATAAATTTTAAATTAATTGACCTAGATAAAGAGATTTCCAGGCGAAATAAATTAACCATTCCGGAAATCTTCGAAAAAAAGGGCGAAATCTACTTTAGAAAGCTAGAAAGAGAAACTTTAGAAGAAATACTTGCGACCGAGGAAAATCTTATTTTAAGTCTTGGTGGAGGAACTCCTGTTTATTATAACAATATGGAGATTATTAATAATAATTCAAAAAGCATATTTCTCCGTGCTTCTATTGGTACATTAACAGAAAGGCTTTCAAAACAAAAAGAAAAAAGACCGTTGATAGCCAATATTTCTGATGAAAACCTTCCTGAGTTTATAGCAAAGCATTTGTTTGAACGAAATGAATTCTATAACAAAGCTTTAATCAGTGTCAATACCGACTCAAGAGAGCCGCAGGATATTGTTGATGAAATCGTTGAGAAACTCTACTTATGA
- a CDS encoding DUF4270 family protein, translating to MTRTIKRTFAILSLAIFGSVLLYNCEPDPDSLGEQLFLDGAAQGKEVPYDIIAFNIDNKDSIKSDATQLGSAVLGAFKEGQFGMQKASYITQLRLSTYNPDFGANAKVDSVVLVLKPTYASDSLTTTTNEDYIYPDGNVAAKKEVKTYPINKYGKAKTTFHINVNEVTDFLRSATDSVKSNQNFAYDATVLGTKEFKGTINTVAITKDSDNSSIFTTTTPGIRIPLDNAKTLFQEKIIDKKGKPELADASNFIRHFKGLRISVQENDGYLFQFSPNDMELIMYYKYDKTDNGTTTRPQATYAFSLGAGNTHIGQYTYDRSGSGYGTALSSGMVGNRDSGDKKLFAQGMGGPSIGVKIPDSEINKLKTLYQNDKAVIISAKIRIYTDASTWSNNYGKPNLFTFLQKDRKEKQVTPYVTTTAFTSDVATLVGSPNYTIYKSFDLDKNPAHYDFIVTKSVKDLVEGKPEDYTSNNTNKYFRIDIGGFLANSDNTGLAGYKFTSRSYTRDRAVFVGSDPADAKRVQLIVTYAKK from the coding sequence ATGACTCGTACTATTAAAAGAACTTTTGCCATACTTTCTCTGGCAATTTTCGGCAGTGTATTACTTTATAATTGTGAACCGGATCCGGATTCTTTGGGTGAACAATTATTTCTTGATGGAGCAGCTCAGGGTAAAGAAGTACCTTATGATATTATAGCCTTTAATATCGATAATAAGGATTCTATTAAGAGTGATGCTACTCAATTAGGATCAGCAGTTTTAGGTGCTTTTAAAGAAGGGCAATTTGGGATGCAAAAGGCATCTTATATTACTCAGTTGAGATTATCTACCTATAATCCTGATTTTGGGGCTAATGCTAAAGTAGATTCAGTCGTTTTAGTTCTGAAGCCTACCTATGCTTCGGATTCTCTTACAACCACTACCAACGAGGATTATATTTATCCGGATGGAAATGTAGCTGCTAAAAAGGAAGTGAAAACATATCCTATTAATAAATATGGTAAGGCTAAAACAACTTTCCATATTAATGTAAACGAGGTTACTGATTTCTTAAGATCTGCAACGGATAGTGTAAAATCAAATCAGAATTTTGCTTACGACGCAACCGTATTGGGAACAAAAGAGTTTAAAGGAACAATTAATACTGTAGCTATTACTAAAGATTCTGATAATAGCTCCATATTTACAACAACTACACCGGGAATAAGAATTCCTTTGGATAATGCCAAGACCCTGTTTCAGGAAAAAATTATTGATAAAAAAGGAAAGCCTGAATTGGCAGATGCTTCGAACTTTATCAGACATTTCAAAGGTCTTAGAATTTCTGTTCAGGAAAACGATGGGTATTTATTTCAGTTCTCTCCTAATGACATGGAATTGATCATGTATTATAAATATGACAAGACAGATAATGGAACAACGACAAGACCGCAAGCAACTTATGCATTTTCGTTAGGAGCTGGGAATACGCATATCGGACAATATACATATGACAGATCTGGATCTGGATATGGAACGGCATTATCAAGTGGTATGGTAGGAAACCGTGACAGTGGTGATAAAAAACTATTTGCTCAGGGAATGGGTGGCCCTTCTATTGGAGTGAAAATTCCTGATTCAGAAATCAATAAATTAAAAACCTTATATCAGAATGATAAGGCTGTTATTATCAGTGCTAAAATCAGAATATATACAGATGCATCAACCTGGAGTAATAATTATGGGAAACCTAATCTGTTTACTTTCTTACAAAAAGACAGAAAAGAAAAACAGGTGACACCTTATGTAACTACTACGGCGTTCACCAGCGATGTAGCTACGCTTGTGGGTTCTCCTAATTATACAATTTATAAAAGTTTCGATTTAGATAAAAATCCTGCTCACTATGATTTTATCGTTACAAAATCAGTAAAAGATCTAGTAGAAGGAAAACCGGAAGATTATACATCAAACAATACTAATAAATATTTTAGAATTGATATTGGTGGTTTCTTAGCAAATTCAGATAATACAGGTTTAGCAGGTTATAAATTCACATCAAGATCTTACACAAGAGACAGAGCTGTCTTTGTGGGTTCTGATCCGGCAGATGCCAAAAGAGTTCAGTTAATTGTTACTTACGCTAAAAAATAA
- the panC gene encoding pantoate--beta-alanine ligase, translating to MEVLKNKKTLQDFIERQKEMGKKIGFAPTMGALHNGHLSLYEEARKENDLVISSIFVNPTQFNNPDDLSKYPRDINRDLLILENSGLVDAVYIPEVADIYPEKAESQHYDFDGLENEMEGKSRPGHFDGVGTVVEELFRQVKPDNAYFGEKDFQQLAIIKKMVEKKQLPIKITGVPIYRAENGLALSSRNQRLHEDRKEASKVIYETLKKVNDWFRVITVPEIKERVIDIFDQQHGMKLEYFMIADENSLKETDFFYKDKSYRAFIVVVVDDVRLIDNMHLD from the coding sequence ATGGAAGTTTTAAAAAATAAAAAAACACTTCAGGATTTCATTGAGAGACAGAAAGAAATGGGAAAAAAAATAGGCTTTGCACCTACTATGGGAGCTTTGCATAATGGACACCTATCCTTATATGAAGAAGCCAGAAAAGAAAATGACCTTGTTATTTCTTCAATTTTCGTTAATCCAACGCAATTTAACAATCCTGATGATCTGTCAAAATACCCACGTGATATTAATAGAGATCTTCTTATTTTAGAAAATTCCGGATTAGTAGACGCTGTATACATTCCTGAGGTTGCAGACATTTATCCTGAAAAAGCTGAAAGTCAGCATTATGATTTTGACGGTCTTGAAAATGAGATGGAAGGCAAATCCAGACCAGGACATTTTGATGGAGTGGGCACCGTTGTAGAAGAGCTCTTCAGACAGGTAAAGCCTGACAATGCTTATTTTGGAGAAAAGGATTTCCAGCAATTAGCCATCATCAAAAAAATGGTAGAAAAGAAACAGCTCCCGATAAAAATTACAGGAGTACCTATTTATAGAGCTGAAAATGGTTTAGCATTAAGCTCAAGAAACCAAAGACTGCATGAAGACCGGAAAGAAGCATCAAAGGTAATCTATGAAACGCTGAAAAAAGTTAACGACTGGTTTAGGGTTATAACAGTTCCTGAGATCAAAGAAAGAGTCATTGATATTTTCGACCAACAACATGGGATGAAGTTAGAATATTTTATGATTGCAGATGAAAACTCATTAAAAGAAACAGATTTCTTTTATAAGGATAAATCTTACAGAGCTTTTATCGTTGTGGTTGTAGATGATGTACGATTGATTGACAATATGCACTTAGATTAA